AAGACACTTTGTGTTATGAGCTACAAGATAACAATGCTAATTCTTGCACTTTCTTAAACTTGGAGATTCATTGCGTGGCTAGTAGCcaattgagtataaatgatagCTTGTTTTCATGTAAGCTTAATGATTCTTTACCACATAGTGATAATGTATTTGTTGAGAGTGTTCATATACTAATTGATCCTATTGATGACCAAATAGATTCTTATTATAAGATCAATTTGTGTCCACTTAGTGTTGACACTTGTGCCTTGAATGATAGTACATTATCATGTAGTtctttttcatgttttgataatGTGCATGTTGAGAATGTGGATACACTAGTTGATCCTATTGATGGCCGAATTGATTCTTCTAGAAAAATCAATTTGTGTTCACCTAGTGTTGATACATGTGCTTTGATTGATAATTCATTATCAAGGGATATTGGTGTTGATCAAATTGTGTGTAATAATTCCTTGTTTAATGTCGACATGCCTAATGAAGGTGAAATACATTGTGGTGTATCTTTGAATGATAGAAGTGTAGTCCCTCTTTAAGGCTATCAAGTGATTAAGAATCCACTATGCTATAATGACACACTCTCCGAAGATGGAACTCTCTTCTTGGAAGATGATAGTACGTCTATTGGAGGGGTTAGTGGCCGAAAGAAAGAGAGTGTTTGTTCTCAAATGACCCATTCGTTCTTGTGTGGTCCCATACTTGATCAAGCCCTTAATGCTTGTGGATCAAAGAGTGATTCTATTTGTGGGAACACCTTGGATGAAGTTCATTTATGTAGcacttttctttattaattgttTGCATATGATGATCCTTTGGTCAAATGTGGTTTTATACTTGTAAACCCCAAGAAAAATGTGTCATTGTCTATTTTGAGAGTTTCCTACATAGTTGCATCCTTGTTTGACACACTTGTGCTTAAGTCGTATGAACCACACCTAGTGGGTGCTAAGTTGCTTATGTGTTTTTGAGAGAGTCCATGGATATTAAGGGCTCCTTGTCACCTTCATAGGGTTAGacaagttgaattttcaagtggGACTCTTGAAAGTGTGATTGATACTCTTGGAAACATGCTTAGCACCTTTCTCTACTACCTCTTTGCTTATGATGACACCCAATGTATGTGAATTAATTGCTATAGAGGTAGAGCTATATGGATCTTGCACTTCTTTGATGTGAATGAGCCTTTAAGAGTGATTGCATCACTTTTGGTGAGGTTTTATTGTGAGGTAATGAAACAATTGTGTCTTATGGCTCCTAAAGCATACATGATATCCTCTCTTGGAATTATTGATGCCATTAAGATATTTATGGTTTCCTTGTCTCATGATTTTGCTAATAACCATTTTCTTTCTACCTTATATGATGAATGGATCTTCTTTAACACAAAGGATTGTTTGTTATATTTCAAATGTGTGCCTCCTTGGCGAGTTGGTATGATTGATAACCCATGTGCTAACCCTCATGCTATGAGGATATATTTGTTGTTTGTCCTTTTTATGGCTTTGCAAGATTTGAATTTGTGGACGAATTATTTTCAAGAAGGGGAGGATGATAACGGCTTGGATAGCATGAAAGCTTTAAAAAAGTTTGATGGACACCAAATAAAGACATATAATGTGTAGAAGGTCCACCAAagtgaaaagaaagaagaaagatgcTATGTGTGCAAGTGGTCATCTTTAAATTTAAGAATTCACAAAAAGAAGACAACCAAACAAGACCCTTATCTTATTAAGGGTAAAACGGAAAATGGTCTAAAATATCCTTCAACTATGCGAATTGGTACAAAAATACTCTTCGTCTACCTATCGGGCCTAAAATGTTCCTCACGCTAATCTTTAGGCTCTGTTTTACCCTTATCTCTAATAGCCCAAATATTAAAAACGGAAAAAAGGGCCAAAAATATCCCTAAACTATAGAAAAAGGTTTTAAAATACCCTTCATCcaccttttggtctaaaaatacccttCTATTCATCTTTTaatctaaaattttaaaaattttaaaatacccTTGTATTCATCTTTTAAtccaacattaaaaaaaatttgagacaaatttttaatatatatgtcTAAAAATACACTTCTATTCATCTTTTAATccaacttttgaaaatattttttagttatACGTACTattccaatttttttcttttttttaaaagctaccagataatttttttataaatggaCCCTTTTCCGAGGGTAAAATTGTAAAGAAagtgtcttctttattttttttagtatatGTAGTAGTCTCTTGTCATTTTAGAAGACTTAGATtatgatgaattgaatatttgaaaGTTTTGAAGGTTGTAGTTTCTAGGTGAAGCCTAGTATTAGTGTAGTTCTTAGTTGATAATTGTAATTGGGTGATTAGGGTGGATTCCCGATATTGCTTGTGTTAACTTCTTCTAGCTTAATCAATCATCGAATTACCCTTTTTGGGGATTCAatttgattttctcattttttattgAGTTCGGGTTATTGTTATTTGACCGGATTCAATTGAGAGGTGCAGGTATAAAGTGTTTTGTTGCTCATAAATTCGATTAGATTTCGATAATTCCACatatccttttctttattttaatttttcgcATTTAGATTCCAGTTTTTTGACTAGGATCGTTATCATCTCCTCTCTCTTTCATTGATGATACCAGTCACGAGTGCTAACTGCATCTACCCAAATCCCCTTTCCATTTTGTTGAAAACTATATAAGCAATACCTCAACAACTCGTTCCAATAGCCTCAAGAATGAAGGGTGTGTTAAGCAACTCAATGGAATTACAAATCTCTTGAGCTCATCGTCGTCGGTTGTAGTGATCACGAAATGTCATTACTTCACGTCCTCCAATACTAAGTAGAATTAGAAGggagaaatgatattttgaaatttaaaaatttaatatgattgagtgaatttaggaaaaaataataagagtGAGATGAAAGAGAATGGTAATTTatataaaaggaaagaaaggcAAGAGAAAGGGAAATTATAATTGGATACAAATCGAAGGAGTGGGGCCCATAGCCATGTTGAATGAAATAATAGCTACAATCACGATTGGTTTTAATGATAGCTATGTTAAATAATTACTGCTTAgttacataattttttcttattttattgacACGTGAGAAATAGCAAGAATATAtaactattaatattataattaatttaatttaattttaagttttaaaaataatgagGTTAACTTTGGTCACAATTTTACCTTATTTTATTGACACGAGAGAAATAACAAGAATATATaacttttaatattaaaattaatttaatttagttttaaatttaaaaaatagtgaGGTTAACTTTATTGTAAAATTTATGCAGTACATACAAAATGCTCATTCCAAAGGCAGGGCTGCGACAAGAGATTGTAACAGATGCggcttattaaaaaaaataaattctttggTATGAATTGGAAGCGGAGAGAGCAGTGTATTGTCGGCACCAAATGACTAATTTCTCTATACAGTAACTTAAGCCTCCATAGCTGGGCTGGAGGTCCTATTCTTCTCTGTAGATATTTTGTGCTACAAATCTGTTACTATTTTATGGTTTACATGTTtatttctcaattattttttactattttgtttGTTAATTCAGAATAGAGCTGCTGGGTGTTTGCTAATTTCTGTTAGATGGGGATTGAACTTCAACTTCAAAGGTTATGCTGTGTGCTGAGCGTTAAAAAATTGTTATCAATCTTTGGAATTGTTATAGCTGTTGTTGTGCTGCTATCACAATTACTTTCACTTCCATATGAAAATTACATGTCTCTTCTGTCAAATGTGGATGGAGTTGGGTTCGAAGCTGAAACTGGTTTGGCCACCAATGAAAAGACGAGTAAAGTCGAAGTTGATTCAGTGTTAGGGTTTCAGAAATTGGGAACCAACACTTATCCAGAAAAGAGATTGAATGCAAATTCAACGATAGGGTTTCATTTGAATATAAGTACAAATTCAAATCAAGAAGGGAAAATGTGGAATCAATCGGCTCGCATAATCAATCAGGAGAATGTGATTGCAGATACAGGGTTAATGGAAAATCAGGCAATGGGTTCCGATTCTAATATGTTACGAGCTGGTGCTTCTATAATGAAGAGTAAAAGAAGAAGACCGGCATCGATCTCCTACATGAACTCTTTAGTGCAGCAGAATTCTAGTATTAGTTTTGTGGTATGACTGTAGATGTCAATTCTAATTATTTGAGTGAAGATTAATTACCAATTCATTTTTGTTATCTAACTGCTTGAGTTGTTTGTTGTAGAGATTACAATGGCGTTCTGCACGTGAAGGGGAACTCCGAAATGCAAAGCTTAAGATTGAAAGTTCTCCGATAATGAGAAACATTCCAGAAATTCATGCATCTATCTTTCGAAATTATTCCAAGTTTAGGAGGTAATTGGATTTTGTTTTGATTCTTGTAGCTTACCACTTATATCAATGTGTTCATGCTTTAATGTATTGTGAGATGCTTTATTGTAGATATAGTTGCAACTCATTTGTTCATTACCATAAGTTGCTTTTGAGTCGTCCTGCTGCTGCAATATAGAACAAATATAGCTATTCTAGTGTTGTCTAGTTTTCCCTATCAGTATTAGAATTATCACTCTCCTAGTATCTTATTCTTCGATTTGTTTTGTCTTACATCATGCTTTTATCACCTTTTATTTAGGTTAtcctaatattttttattgctATCCATTATTTTTAGCATGATTTCTTCACTattgtatttctttttcatatagtTTTTTATATATGTGTTACTTAAGGAGAAAGTGcattggaaacagcctctctgcCTTCACAAGGTACGGGTAACACTGCGTACACACTATCCTCCCCAGATCGCACAtgtgggtatgttgttgtattgaTTTGGCAGaaaggaaaaacttgagaaatgtTTATCAACTGGGAACATTGATTCCTCCACGccaaaatatttgattttttctttctgGATCTATAATTGTTAAGAAGAGCAATCACTTCAATATTAAACCCTAAGAAAATATTATCTCTGTTTTACGAGTACAACAACAAAATACCCGGTGGAATCCCCCAAGTGGGGTGTGGTTATGTACAGTGTACGCAGACTTTGCCACTACCTCGTAGTTTTACGAGTACAACTATATTTATTTGCTTTAAACTTTGTACATGAGCTGACTAATTGTATTGTTGTGTTCTTTTCTGCTTAGTTTTGTTTCAAGTGACCCACCTGTTGGAGGTGGTATCCTGTGCTCAATGAATTGAAATTGTGAGACATTATAGACATTTGAAAGACAGTTTCGATTTATACTTTCATCGAGTCAAATAATCagccttattttttttattttttttggggggaagggtggggtggggggggggggacatGTTTCAGATGTTGAATTGTTTGATCCTTCTGCAGGAGCTATGAGCTGATGGAACGCGTCCTTAAAGTTTATGTTTATAAAGAGGGGGGAAAACCAATATTCCATCAGCCGTATATGCGAGGTATTTATGCTTCTGAAGGGTGGTTCATGAAACTGATGGAGAAGAACAAACAATTTCTTGTGAAAGATCCCGAAAGGGCTCACTTATTTTATTTGCCTTTTAGTTCTCTGAAGCTACGAGAAGCtctatcaaaagaaaattttactCACCAGAAAGATTTGGAAAATCATCTGAGCAATTACATTGGAAGAATTTCTAGAAAATATCATTTCTGGAATAGAAGCAGAGGAGCTGATCATTTTTTTGCTGCTTGTCATGATTGGGTATATCTCTTGAACTCTATCCCATTGTGAATGTTGCGGTCCATAGTGCTTTGGCAGTCTAATTGAGTCAATCTAATCATTCTCCCCAGAAACCTCTTTCTGAAAACTTAAGGGAAGCGAAAGAATGAaggagttttttttcttttcaatataAAGTTTGTAGTCAAAGCATTTAGTTATGttttttattctttcatttctttGGAAAAGGTTGAGTTTTGAAGAATTATCGGATATTTTCTGAATCTACAACTTGGATGGCGTCCTTTTTTACAAATCTGGAGTACTATCACCTTCAACACTTTATGTTGCTGTGAGGTGTCCATCTATCATTCTTTTACTAAAAGTAAAAGTACGTTATAGGCACCCCGACTCACAAGGAAGAACATGGAAACCTGTGTTAGAGTCCTCTGCAATTCAAATATAGCAGGAGGCTTCAAGATAGGGAAGGATGTCTCTCTGCCAGTAACCTATGTTCGTTCAGCTGAAAACCCGCTTAAAGATTTGGGAGGAAATCCTCCTTCAGCAAGACCTGTGCTTGCCTTTTTTGCTGGAGGTATTCATGGTTATCTCCGTCCTATCTTATTGCAACATTGGAGTGACAAAGAACCTGATATGAAGATTTTTGGGCCTATGCCTCGTGATCCTGAGGGTAAAGCAAAATATAGGGAACTTATGAAATGCAGCAAATATTGCATCTGTGCCAGGGGTTATGAAGTCCATACTCCAAGAGTTGTGGAGTCCATACACTATGAGTGTGTACCTGTAATCATATCAGATAATTATGTGCCACCTTTCTTTGAAGTTTTCGACTGGGAATCATTTTCCGTCTTTGTTTTGGAGAAAGATGTTCCAGACTTGAGAAACATCCTCCTTTCAATCCCTGAGGAGAAGTACATGAAGATGCAGCATAGGCTGAAGATGATTCAACAGTATTTCCTTTGGCACAAAAATCCTGTAAAGTATGACTTGTTTCATATGATCCTTCATTCAATTTGGTATAACAGGGTACTTCAGGTAAAATCTAAATAAGGATGTCAAAGGACTTGAGGTTTTTTTATATGGAGGGGCATCGGTAGGAGCAAATCCAGATAAAGGACTTAACAGAGAGTAACGAGCAGAGAAGACACAGATTTCCCAGATGATTTGAACGATCATATGCAGTACGAGATGTGATCAAATTGTGTTTTATACAAGAAGAATGTTCCTGCCTGGTAGCTTCTTAAGCTTAACTAGTGAATTGCTATCATTTGCGAGCTGAAGTAAGCACAGAATGTTCCTGCCTGGTAGCTTCTTAAGCTTAACTAGTGAATTGCTATCATTTGCGAGCTGAAGTAAGCACTAAGTGGTGATCCCGGATGGTATCCTTGCCACCCCCGTGTATACTTGTATAATGCTCGCTCTGATAATTTACCTATCATTGCCATTTGATCTTTCCACTTTCTCCTTCTCCAGGTAAAAGTGGAATTTATGACCCCGGATGTATTACAGTCCTTTCTCTGGACCCTGCGGGATGCTTAGTGCACCGGTTgcctcctcttttttttttatataataatatttttgcatactTGCTTATGGATACAAAAAGATTGTAGCGAGAGTTCTTTGAATGGCTGTTTAGGTTGCTTACCAGTCCATAATTCGCACTTACTTTCTACCAGAACTGTCTTTCTCTGTTTTGGCATTTCATTGATCCAAGAGAATGGAGGTTGATTTTTTTGGGTTCAAGTGAAGTGTGAATGAGAAATAAGAATTGGGAAATGGGGGGACCAAGTGAAGggaaaatgaaaagtcattttTCTCTTATTGGTAGAAGAAAGGAAATTTTTTGTCCTTATATTAAGAAATATATTCTTAAGTAGAGGGTGTCTCTCGCGCTGCCGCAGTCGGTCGCTCCGCTCGGCCTCGGGTTCAGCTTCGGTaatgtgattgattgatatttttttagataatttatttattagttttattaattgatttcctttttttaatattaattcggaattattgattaaataaattattaattaatttacagattaattgaattaattaaattcatgtaattaaataattatcgaattaattaataaacGAAATTTGAAATTCGCGGATTTGGAAAGGACCTGTTCTTTTCGAACAGATGTTTTCCTTCGCAGATTTGAAAGAACTTGTTCCTTTCGAACAAACACTTCTCTTCTCAAAAGAAACCATTCCTATTCTGAATAGATGAGACTGTTCTGAACGTGTGAGTTTGTATCCTTGTTGGATATAAATAGAGAGCCTTCTCTCggttttcaacatcgaaatttttctctcttctgcatatattttcttacaaacaaagttgtgTCTTTTAATGTCTATCGGTTTTATCCTAGAAGGAAATAATCAATAATCTCGAGTATAGTGaggaaattaaattttttaaggaTACGTagtgaattctgtggactcggatactgtttctttcttttcttcttagtTGTGTCTGGTTTATTAACTTTAAATACAGGATATAACAGATGTATAGTATGATCATTTGTAATGATTTTAGTACAACATTCATGTTTTTGCAATCAATTTCAAATGTCTTAATTAGACAGCAGTTGAAATTTAGAGACTAATTTGTCTCTAATTATCGTGGTTAGCACTGGGAGGCGCCACGGGTTGCTACCAATCAAACCCACTAATTTGATTTCATTAAAAGGCGAAAGACATAATTAAAAGTATGTTATCTCTAAAAGCttaaatttttagatgaaaTAATCATATTTCAACATGATATTCAGTTCAAGTACCTGTAATCAAACGATTTTTCACGTGCTTGCCTCATGAGAAAAATTCAACCCACTTCAATATTCCACAATGAGTAATCCTCTTTAACCGTATAGTGTACACtttaggtatttatagaaaatattCCTTTATATTAGTGAACCTTTTCTTTCAGAAGCTCCACGAAAACTCGcagtaattattttttgggtGAACAATCGTGCAATAGGCAAGCCCAATGCCCTTGTGGATTATATATATTAGTGAATTcaatctttctatttttgtttaaaCCAAATAATACTATTAATGAAGTGCGATTTTCAAAGTCCCCATGAATGTTAGATGATCAAACCGTAGGTAACAATTAGGAAGAAAAAGTAGTTATCACAACATAATTGTATTTGCACCTAACCCTACTCATGTTGAGCAAATGAACTAATCAAAACCAAAACTTCACATTTTtagaaagcaaaaaaaaaaaaactatatatatgCATGCCTAAGTATAGCTAAGCATTGCAATATTACTAAGTATAGCAAGACATGGCAACGAAATGGCTAACCCTAATGCTAACAATGATGGTCATATTTGAAGGGGATTTGATTATGGCCAATCTTATGGAGGTGAAATGTATAAAACATTGCATGAAAAATTGCAAAAGAGTTGGCATACCCTCTGCTGCTTGCCTCAAATTCTGCCCACTTCACTGCATCCCACCACCTATGCTATCATCTGAAGTCAGCCATTGCAATGCCCGATGCATTCTTGAACATTGTCTTGACTACAAGAATGGTATGCATGTCTTCTCTTAGATAACGTTTTATTATTAATCAGGGGATCTCTTACGTACACTCTACCATTTTCAGACCCTATTTGTGAATTATGTTAGTATTGTTGTACGTAGTTGTGTATAAAAGTTATATGTCCTTGTAGATTATCTTAGCTTGATAGcatgaaaaaaatgagtttaagcatatataCGTTGTTAgtataaataatttctttttgtatatatatttgcagAAGAAGAGAAACTGGAAGGTTGTGCATCCAAATGCTTGAACAATTTTGATCACTGTTAAGTGTGTTTTTCATCACAGTAGTTATTACTTCTATAATGACAATTATACTGCCTCTTTCCATATTACTTCTAGGATCTTCTGTGTCTGTTTATTTCTcttttagtatatttttaatGCAGAATGTACACAATAAATGGTAGGGCCATGATATGTATAAGGGGGAAAAGTACTTAATAAAATAACTAGTTTTCTTTATCATTGATTCGCACATGTTTGCGGCAGATTGAATTTTAAAGTCTGAGCTTCACAGCTCTTCAATGGACATCCACCTTAAATCTcttcaaaatttagatatgaGCTTGTTTTCAATATTTTCTCGAAATGATTCATGTTTGCGGCAAGTcgaattataaaataattcaatCAAACACGCATTCAGTTATCAGTAATAGATGTGGTGCAATGAATGAATTTGTAATTCCTCCCTAAGCTAGAGGTTTCAAGTTCCAGTCTTGGATATGAAAAAATTCTTGATAGAAAGCGTTATCTCTTAAATGAAATCTTACCCAACACAAATCTGAATTAGTCTGAAATTCAATGCAAATAGCGAATATTGAGCGGAAAATAAAGGGCAGGAATGatgatgcaatagaaattgCCGCAATTGAAACTGCGGAAATAGCATAGGCCCGAGCAAAATGATTTTGGCTGAAAGGGCTAAATAGGGTAATAAATGATAATTGAActattttgaaaagaaatttaTGACCGAATGGTCATTCTATGTAATGAATTAtcactaaaaaataataatttaatatgtattattataGGAATGAAAAAATCAATCCATAAAAATTATGACACTCAAATTGTTAGGTTAGGACggattaatttaatttattttgatcctTTTAATTCAGTTTATTTACAAATTGagttaatacaacaacaacgatccagtgaaattccacaacgtggggtctggggaagataaagtgtacgcagacctgactcctaccaaggtaggacggctgtttccgaaagaccctcggctcagaaaaataaaaaaaggaagtcagataagaataaaaagttcaaagcgatatgaaaAAGCAAGTAACGAAAGCAACTCAGATAAGATAGAgcaatcaaagtacaaaaagtaatgaaagtaataaataataatagacaTCCGACCACAGggaattatagtgcgctaatacgcgtactaataaggaagaataacgagactatgaactagtcttctaccctaatgtgggtcctccacaccctcctatctaaggtcatgtcctcgataaatTGTAATTGCGCCCAAACTTAGTTAATATATAGCGCAAATTAATTATGAGAAACTTtgtctaaaaatatttaaaaagatatttttttatttatttcatatgttatatatagctttaatataagaattttttttattacgtacttaaacaaattattattataataaaatagatAAAGAAATTATAACGAATAAAGAATTAAGTAGATTGAATTATGACTTGATTTTTAGATGGTGACATTCAACATAATTGACATAGGCCCAAGtaacattttctttcttttattcgCTCAACCTATTTTACTTTACAAATATTCAGTCCAATCTATCCATCTAAcacttttatatataaataatatatctaaaattgaataaaaaaactataatctaatttcttaaattaaaaaCCATGAATTAACCTCTATGAGTAATAATACGAgctgttttctttttcttttcaaaatttatttgcGCATGATCACATGTTGCTGATCAAGTCAAGATTCTAGCATATTggttactttttttatttttaaaaggttTTGAatcatatctttatattgttatttagtaaaagaaaaaacattTGTTAATCAATTTTAACCCGCAACTTCTCTAGCATTCTAAGTTGCAGAAAACAAAAGTCCAAACACATAGAATTCACAATAATCGTCACTCTATTTGCAATTCAACttgaaaacaaaagaagaagaagaagtaaaatTACAATGAAAAGAAAGATCAAAGTGAACAATTAAGGCATACCTTCAATACTATTTAGGTGTCTGTGTCACTCTGTTAAATTGATGGAATTTATAATCAGATTTTATTTAACATTAACAGTCAATTTCTCAtttaatctaattttttttttttttgctctaTCCTAAAATGAATGCATCTTTTTAGGTGGATGTTTGACCATATTTCAttgtgaaatttgaagaaaaaaaagtttttgtttTCATTCCAGCGTTCTACCTGAcaagtttaagaccacaagatttaaGATGtacatctttaatttaataactAGAAAATTTAAAAGTCTCCTTTGGttcaaaaattacataattagTCAAACTAAGACgcttaaattaaaatatgagggagtattatttttctaattaatttacaaaGTGACTATTTTTCAAATTAGAGAGAACAAAAATGGCCAGCCCGTTCTaatattctttttcttattaaaaGGAGCCCAGGACCCAAAACCACAGAAGTTCGGTTAGGCCCATTTAAGGAGCGTCGAACACGTCTTAAACCCTAAAAACTCATTATCATCAGTCTCTGTATAACAGTGTTCTTCTGGCTCTAGGGTGTATTCATCAGATCCCGATCGGAGTCTCAAGAAAAAAATGGTATGCGCTAGCCATGATTACAttttctcttcaatactcatttttggaa
This Solanum dulcamara chromosome 8, daSolDulc1.2, whole genome shotgun sequence DNA region includes the following protein-coding sequences:
- the LOC129900707 gene encoding protein TAP1-like, which produces MATKWLTLMLTMMVIFEGDLIMANLMEVKCIKHCMKNCKRVGIPSAACLKFCPLHCIPPPMLSSEVSHCNARCILEHCLDYKNEEEKLEGCASKCLNNFDHC
- the LOC129900446 gene encoding probable glycosyltransferase At3g07620; this encodes MGIELQLQRLCCVLSVKKLLSIFGIVIAVVVLLSQLLSLPYENYMSLLSNVDGVGFEAETGLATNEKTSKVEVDSVLGFQKLGTNTYPEKRLNANSTIGFHLNISTNSNQEGKMWNQSARIINQENVIADTGLMENQAMGSDSNMLRAGASIMKSKRRRPASISYMNSLVQQNSSISFVRLQWRSAREGELRNAKLKIESSPIMRNIPEIHASIFRNYSKFRRSYELMERVLKVYVYKEGGKPIFHQPYMRGIYASEGWFMKLMEKNKQFLVKDPERAHLFYLPFSSLKLREALSKENFTHQKDLENHLSNYIGRISRKYHFWNRSRGADHFFAACHDWAPRLTRKNMETCVRVLCNSNIAGGFKIGKDVSLPVTYVRSAENPLKDLGGNPPSARPVLAFFAGGIHGYLRPILLQHWSDKEPDMKIFGPMPRDPEGKAKYRELMKCSKYCICARGYEVHTPRVVESIHYECVPVIISDNYVPPFFEVFDWESFSVFVLEKDVPDLRNILLSIPEEKYMKMQHRLKMIQQYFLWHKNPVKYDLFHMILHSIWYNRVLQVKSK